The nucleotide sequence AGCAGTGGCCAGCAAATCTAAGTCTTCGCTCTCGTAGGGTGTCAGATATTAAGGGTAGGTATCCATATAGTTGAGCATTCGTTAAGTGTTGCCTCCAGTTGATGTTTAGTGCTGCTCTTAGGGGTCGTGTGTATAGCATCCATTTAGACGTGTTTCCAGAGTTTTTGTTAGAGTCCAGCTCTCTGCCCCATTTATAGTAGAATGCTTTCAACAGTAGCTCTGAAGAACTGGATTTTGAGATTTCTTGGGAGGTCTGATATCCAGATGTTGTCCATTTTAGATAGTGCAGACCAGGATTTCCCTTTCCTGATTTCCATTTCTTTTGATGTatagtgtctagttcaggtagttatgttttccattgttttccataattatggtctctgtgttattggtttcttcccatcagatgtaccgccattacatattggaaatacagttttatattattGACTCAGTTTCCACATTGGATTCCTggtccactatttctcgtgagacttcacaattttcgcgataacgtttttctcgaatacgtaaaaaatagtttagggtcggcaggtAAAAACTAGTTTGGGTCGGGTAACTgaaaccaaacaactttttttttttagctaaAGTGTATCTTTAAGGAAAGCTGAACAATTTCAGGTGATTTCATTGCCAATAACTAATAGGTGGGGATTTGTTTCAATCATGTTTTTGCATTGAATAAATTTAGTAGTTTGTAATGTAAGCTCATCTTTGTGTACATTATTtgaatgtcaaataaaatatactatgaTAATGATATATGGCCTACTAGTAATACAAATTtttgtgtgattccgattacgctaaattttagaataggtggggtaggtagatttttaatttaattttattaaatttttttttcatgtgtgagtgtctagttcaggttttccattgttttccaaatggtctgtgttatttatttatttctatcagatatacagccattacagaatttgattgaaagaacagtttttttATATCGTCTTTTTAAGTTCATGACAATTTCCGCATCCGctatttctcgtgagatttcacaatttttgcgatttttataattttttttgtatacgTCAAAAAAAGTTCAGGGTCGACGTCGGCAGTAATAGAGActgcataatatatatatatatatatatatatatagttttggtagtactggaactctttcttgggtgtaactcggagtttcacgcatatatAAATTGCGatcatagagcactgtcttatagcagattgatactcaccgagttatatatatatatatatatatatatatatatatatatatatatatatatatatatatatatatatatatatatatatttcaatattaattaaCGTAACTGTGTAACGAGAACTACGATACATTTTCTCAGTctactttataaattaaatagtCGTGACATAGTTCATTCCCCTTACTCTGAAGATTGGACGTGATTATAAATTATGCCATAGTGACAGACAGCCATAAATGTCGACGTCACTTCTCTTATCTTACCAAGATCATTGTCTTAGTTTCAATTAAGGGATGTTCTGTATGGTATCAGCTGTGTTTTCTGGAGAATCTCAAGGGGTGAAATTTTTTATCAACGTACCATTCTGCAATTTGTGTTCCACGCTCGTGCAATGCTGTACCACAATTCTATTGGTTTGTCTTTTCTTTGCACCTATTCAAATCGTCATTAACAACCCATTTTTTTCGACAGGACTACTGTTCGAACTGTTTTCTCCCCATACATATAGTATTTGTGGTTTTCTGTGTTTTGTAAAGTACGTTGAGATTTTAATATAATACCGTACATATATGAGATTTAAAGGAAATGTAGAGTATATTTGGTTGTAtgctcattttttttttcttaaattcgCATTTGTTCTTCGTTCCACACACAAAAACTCTTGCGTTTCTGCATGCGGAGACAACTAAATTTGTGTGGCCAGAGAATGCAAGACGGAAGGCCCCAAcgatctaatttgcatattatgatGCAAGATAATACTCTACCTAAAACCGTAACCATAGCCGTGAAACTGAACTCGTACGCCTATGCTATAACTCGGGGACTTCAACATATATAACGTATCAAGTGTTCTTTATGCAGTATTTTACCTTTGTCCATTCCTCAAAATCTGATTTGCATACAATTGACCAACATTTCTCATTAAATTACCCACTGTTCATACATGAAACATTCTTTGCCCTTTGATATAACATTCGTCTATcaatacattttgataaatcAAATTTCCATGGGTCATAAACGCTGTGTGACAGGTGCATAGAGCCTAACGGGGTGGGGGTGGCACATACACAATCAATTTGTTCAAGTGCAAAACGTTGGGTGACAAACTATAAATCTCAAAGCATGCACTTTCGTCCACATTTAAGCACAAACATCATACAAAAAAGACAGCCtctacaaatattttattatacttCTTTTTAATACAGTACATAGTCACTGTTTTAGCATACACGAGTCTGAAAGAAAATAAGTACACTTGCTGTAAACGAGTGGACTAAATCACCATagccagatttttttttttaaacagcaGCAGAAAAAATATACACAGTGATAACCAGATAGAATACAGATAAAATCTGGGCTTTCCTCAAGTATCATGCTGTTTTGTCAGCTACATCGAAATTCATAAACCTGCACAGCTATATCATACCGGCTGTGAGTTCACATTTGACAATATCTAGGAGAATGTAACAAAGACAGCATTCACAATGTTACACTGAAAGCTCTAATTCGGAGATCCTAACTCTTGTTGCTATGGGAAACAATAGTTGGATAAAGGTCAGGGGGAGGAGACAAAACAGAGTGAAATAGTTTCATAATTCTGTTCTCAGATATGCCATGGACAAACGATAAACATGTCTTTCCATGACTGCTATAATCATCAAAAAATTACCTCATGATTTACCATGCTACTACGCTACTATGAAAAGTGTTCGTCGTAACTAACCTTGTAAAACACAGTTCTTGATTATAATGGCATAATAAaatggtttttgttttttttgaatTGTACAGTGCACTATGCTCtacaaaaattaacatgcaaAGTGAATGAAAGAATTATGAGATTGAAAATGTCAGTATCTTTTAGCTGTTATTTGTATAAGACAATACTGCATGAAGAATTCAGTATATCGACCCAATGAGTCCCTTGTTTTGAGCAGGtctatatatcattacataattataccCTAAACATGGGGCCTTAGGCTTTACAAGGTTAAAGGAACACTAAAATGAATGGACtgtgaaaaaagaaagaagagcTTCGTTGAAAGTCTTGAGGAGCAAACTATGTAAGTGCCAACCAAAGTACAACTCTTGTACTGGTAGTCTTGTGTGCATGGTTTGGATGCACAGAGAGTTACGAATTGAACTGTTCTTTCAATACGGGATCACTTGATACAGGTAACGATCCAAACATTTAACTACATACTACAGGCAATGAAAAAAACGTAATGCTGATAAactcaaaatattacatttgcatatcttggTCCAAAGAGCTAGCCTTTCAAATTGCAGGTGTACATACATAGACTCTAACTGGTGATAAACTGCGATGTAACAAGTTGAAACAACATGGCCACCATCTTTTCAGTTTGGGAAGATAtgcatttgttatttttcatgtttttttcaatgaaaGTCCTGTCTTGAGTTAAGAGTCCTGAACATTTAAATCATCCGTAAGACACAAGAAACCGAGCATGTaatgtatgacatcatcattcaAATATTATTCAATGTTCAAACAAAAGCTTGGAACATTGATGAAGAATCTAATAGATTCTTGGTTCTGCACAGCACATTGCTGAGATACCATGGTTCACAGAGTTCAAAAATTAAACCAAAGTTACcataccctaccctaccctggTTCTACTGCATGATCTACTAGTACTTGGAATATTACAAgcatagatatatatagatagatagatagataggtatagAACTACAAGAGAACTACTTGGACCATCGTCAGGACACTTTGATCTAAGAACAGCACGCTATCATAAATTAAAATCACCAAAAATGTACAGCTTCTGACTACATTGCACTCTAGttggaaaaaaaatggaaatttaaaaaaaagggtACATGGTGTTAACATGCCATCAGAATTTGCTTTGAAGTGTAAACGTTTCACATACAGTGACTGCTTTATACTATCTATGATAATGTGTCTGTCTGCtcagaaaaacaaacacaaaacaaaaatgtacttTAGGCAGGTATGGgtaaattacattgaattttttttttgttttcttactttTTAAATCACTTTTAAATCTATCTTTAGATAattgaacatttcatttcaaagggTGATTTATCTTCTCCCAGGTTGCGTGAACTCCATGGTttgcttgtacatgtatttcatttaatcaatcttttttgtttttgtgtttttttgggGGAGGTGTACATTTTCTGAGCATTTTGCAATGATTACGCATAGGTACTCCATTCTAATCTACATTCTCCAGGTCCTTCTGCACtcttgaaaaatcaaagctTGACCCTGTCATGCGTTTCCACAAATCCAAAATATCACTACAAGTTGTCTCAAAGTGAGTAGTTGCATCGTAAGAAGAGGATATAAAGACCTATACACGGGGGAAAAGAAGTAAAGAACAACATCATCATTAGTAAACTATAAGTTATTGCAAAGTTAAAGTGTGACAGAATGTGCCATTGAATTCAGAGACACAGACGCAAACAAACACATAGACACaaatgtgccctctaagccaactTGACGTgtcactgacgcacacaatttggtgttcccctatctcttgcaagaaatcccagtttttctcatattgactcacaacaacaaaatttggctactATTAGAGGGTATActgatagacacagacagatgtATACTGACAGacaggacacacacacagatgtacCCTAGGTCTTTTTTGTaagacaacaacaataacaacattacAATTTCTAAGGAGTTCTGATACTTTgccattttgtatacatacCTTTGATTTTGATCCATCATCAGTTGCCTCCAAAGTATCAATAATAGAAACAAATTTTTGTTCAATACATCCTAACAGATCAAGGCCTGGTTGCAGTTCAGCCTCAGGATCGGAAGTCTCAACAGTGGTAGATACAAATGCAATGGTATAGGGCTTTGTAGACACAAAGTGAGCATTGGAAACAGCAGCTATATAGATATCTGGAAATGAAACCAAAGTATGGCAAAGTTACATTATGCAGCTACATAGATATCGAgaatcaaataaaatacaatgaacAAAGTCAGCTCAAACAACTCATTATACACAGAAAGTGAGTGTTACAGAAGCAAGTGTCCTACTTGAACATCAATCCACTTGTGACCTAAAGCATATTTTGATAGTCTCCCATCTGGGCTAAGACACCGTTGTCTCAAATGCTCGAAAGTTCGATACAGCTAGAGTTTTGACCCATCTGCTAAGTTggttttgtgtatttgtgtaatttgccttttgtttttacttctCTTTTTCAGGGTTTTTCTAAAgcatattgtttttatttattgtattgtgAGCTGTAAACTATGTATCCTTTGAGGACTTATCAATGAATAATAATGCCACTCTGAAAACATGAATAGATGAAACACGAACAATCAAACATGCTAAATTGCCTTCTCTTTCACTTGTCATCAAAATTGACCACCTGATGGACACAATGGACTCATTTTCAACCAGTTAGAATAATTGCTAACTAACCTGACTTTCTGCCCACTTGGTTCTGTGGAATGATAATTTGACAGGAAGCAGCATCTTTGGTATTTGGGACAGGATgcttcaatatacatatagcaCGGACTACTTGACCATTCTTCTTCACTTTGTCAGGTACATATGTTGGGTCACACACAACCATTTTACACTTGGCAGTTTCACCCCCTGACGTCACTCCACATACTTCACCATCGTCATTATACACAAATCCGTCAATTGGTTTGTCCAACATGTATGTGCCACCATAAATAGCCGACAATCTACAAAGTAATCAATACATTTTTTAGTAAGCTACGAAAGCAAGCACATCGGGTACATATCAATGAACATTTGTGAAGATACACCTGAAGTAAGAAGTGTTCAACTTGTCAATTATAATTCAGCTAGAAACTTTATCATTTCGTTCAATATTTTGTCCAATACCCATgtctataaattatatttaaagaTTTGAAGGTAATAATACCAGCTGTACAACCAGGAAAGAAGTAACAGGTAGGGTGTCTTGAATAAGCATGTTCTTGTGTGTAACATGTACTAtaaattgtatgtatacatataaagcATACAAACCAAGTAACACACCATACTAACCTTGCAAAACCTTGGGGTAGTTCACCTAATCCATACAATGGATAAAGATATGGAGATTTACCATAACGAGCAAGAGAATCACTGTACAACTTCATTCGGAGGACTGTTTCAAGACATGGCTCATTTATGTAACTggtcaaaataatcaaaatcatGGAAAAGTTATTGTTACTAAATAGACTATCAAAATTAGCCTTCCTGGCACTTAAAAAGAGAATTTTGCAAAATTCCATGCTTAAGCATTGAGGACTGACTCTGAGAACATTTTATAAGATATTACACCCCTCTTACATAATATTACTGTCCAGACAAACCTCAAATCTCTTGTGGGACATTTCTTGTCCACCAAATTTACATCGGGTGAAATAATGTATATGATTACTTAAGTCCTGACCAATCCAAATGTGTACAATACGAggggatgtacatgtacaaattcaCCTGAAAatctttgttttgaatatttctcTACAATGAATCAACTTCAAGCAAGTGTTATGAACTCCATACTTACTCCTCATTCCTATGCAAGGCTAAAGCATGTCCAGTGAAATCAGTAGTATTACTATCCAAACCAAATTTGTCATACACATCCTTCATTGTGGATTTCTTGGGGTCAATACCTTGCCAAGACTTTGAGTTCTCTTCACTGAAATCATTTATATACATCAGGAACTTGCGGAAACGACGTTTCTCAAACAATCCCATCAGACCTACAAACAAAGGAATCCAGAAATTTACATGTGTACAGCATGGTGATAAGCAACATAAACAAAAGAAACTCTCATCTCACCTACAAACACATTACAACAATGTGTTGATAGAATTACATATGATGTGCAACCTAAACCTGTGTAAGATCACATATCAGTTCTGTAAAGCAAAATAGCTTAAAACTAGAAAAAACTACAAATCTGTCAAAGATAAGACTGGAGCACCAGCCTAGTTATTTTACCAATGTAAATTTCAAGATACTCTGTATTAGACCCTCGGGCAATTCTGCTAACTGTAAAAAGCAACCACAGGTCACACACTGCCAAAGGAGCAGGCACTATGCACATCAAGGTGCACCAACAGTGGTACGGTATCCTTGGTTTTTGTTTGGCAATTTCCGAGCACAGATCCGAGGTTTTGTTACAAGACTAATTTCAAGACAGCTAATTGTTCTGACAGTGATACAGACAAACATTCACATTAGGTAAATGgacgaacaaacaaacattactgTTAGACATTCTCTCCAATTTGAGCTTTCACTGCCACTAACTGATTGTGACAAAAGTGATCATTAAGTCAACACCACTTACTTGTTTTTATAGCTTCTTTCTCATCACAGGGTACTTTATGAATATGACCACCCTTTTTAAACACATAACTACCTTCCACTGACTTGAATTCCAAGTATCTTGTTACACCACTACTTATCAGTAATTTTACCAGTTGACCTGTACAAGAATGAATATcaacaattaattatacagtttTTAAATCTTGTAAGGTAGCATTTAAGTTGAGCAGTCATCTGATAATGTGATATTCTTGTCTGGATGTActgctttttttttcttgttgaCAAACATGATGCGTCATGCCAGGATCACTATGCTTGCTCTTATATCTatcctatatacatgtataactaagCCACAGATTGTACATCAATTTAGTCAATCAACAGCTTGCTATTCTACGCATACAGAATGAACTGTAACCAGGACTATGTTGTACAGACAGGACGACATACTCTTTATTATCAAATTGCTGGCAAACGTTACAAAAGCAAAATTTATAACAGAACTCGTGTCACCATGAACTTGTGACGTTGATAACAAGTTTAAAATTCACAGGCACCACAGTACACTCTTTGTTGAATTCAAGTTACCTCAATAACTACACTACTTGTTCCTACCATTGACTTGGATGAATCTCATAAAAGAACTTTGATGATCACTTGATGACTAATTCTAGCAGGGCCAGCTGGTCTACAGAGCTTCAGATTCATtaagaaaataaatgttgtaTGAGTCGACTATTGTCACAGCTCATGGAGTAATTATTTGATCATGAATATGTTCCAGGgccctacatgtatgtgcacacaatGTTGAATGTCTTGCATTTGATGCAAAGTCTCAAGTCTCAAAGATAGCAAGGTTTCGCGCACACTTGACTTCCACATTCACAACAagtcaattgattgattaatgttgatataaatatattaaattttggtgcaatacaAAGTTAAATCCATTAACTTAGACTATACTTTTGCACAGAAGAGCTTTCATCATACTAGTGTTGATATAATTCAATCCTTTTTTGAGtgtcaaaatacatattttgacaATCTAAAACAATTATTTAAGGATATTTCTTGTTAATCTAAAGagatttgtacagtttttccATTAATAAAGAGATTTGTACAGTTTTCCCATTAATAAAGagatttgtacagtttttccCATTAATAAAGAGATTTGTACAGTTTTCCCATTAATAAAGagatttgtacagtttttccattaataaagagatttgtacagtttttccattaataaagagatttgtacagtttttccattaataaagagatttgtacagtttttccattaataaagagatttgtacagtttttccattaataaagagatttgtacagtttttccattaataaagagatttgtacagtttttccattaataaagagatttgtacagtttttccattaataaagagatttgtacagtttttccattaataaagagatttgtacagtttttccattaataaagagatttgtacagtttttccattaataaagagatttgtacagtttttccattaataaagagatttgtacagtttttccattaataaagagatttgtacagtttttccATTAATAACTGACATGCATGCTGTGCACCGTGGTTTTTGAAATCTACCTGCGCTGGGGCTAAATTAACCTGCTTTGGAGCCGGTGTCGCCAGGTACTTTGAACTCTGCTTATCCAAACCTCTGACAACCTTATTTGTATCAAACCAGAGTTCAGTTGGGGAAAACACCATTCGTAAATCATGTCAATTTCTACTCAGAAACAAAGTTTTGTTTGGACATCCCTAGTTGCTGGCTAGGTTTTCATATTGCTTAGGACCTTAAGAGGAGCATGCATGAACCAGATGACTGCTGTGATAAAGCCTGGAAATGGGTAAGAGAACATTTGCCTGCCACCATTAGCCATATGAAAACACAACCCTGACCAACTTTTAACCAACACATCATATACAGTTGAATATAGTTTCAGTTGGTGTACCATGGTATTTACAACTTACCATTTGCCATGAGAAATTTGGGAATGAGATCAACATTCCAGTCACGACCACGACCCATTTCGGCCTTGGGCCCCGAAGTAAACTTAAACTTTTTATACAACTGTAAAATACAAGAAATGCAACCtcatcaaatgtcaaaatacactGTATCTGAATGACATGGTAACTTTTTCTTGTATATGTTCTCACACCTGATTCTGAATGTGAAGTGTGatgacaactacatgtatgacagaaCCCCGTGACCCATGAATGCAACTGTGGCACACTTGTGGTTTGtgcgagtgcttgcagtgttaaCGTTCTTTATGGCCGAAAATCACTAAGTGTAGCCAGTgtaagtgcagcagaaaacactgcaaggtatttgcacttgtacactggcactcacacagcatggggttctgtttgCATATCTTTATTGGAAATAagcaaatttgcataaacacAATCATACATTTTCTAGTGCAACTAACTATCGCACCCTCTGCACATTGGTATGCactaatgttttcaatattgcaaGTTGCAAAGGTTactagtatgcatgcacacCAGAGCAAACCATAATGTACATAACATGGAACAAATACTGTTCTAAAAAACTTACAATATTGCAAATTAAAGTGGAGTTGTACCACAGTATTAAATGTAGTTATGTGTTATGGAATATACATACAGTTCAACCCTCAAATCATAAAACAGGTCTTTATCATCCCCCTTAAAACACATTCATCAGGTCGGTAAAACGGTAATAATAATACGTTCTTGTACCACAGTCAAGGGTTCTTATTACTCATGAGTAACTTTCCGTCTCTTCAGGATGACAGGCTTAGTCAAACGGTAAAACCAGCAAACGGACAGTTTGGCAAAGCCTGTCAACTCAAATAGGCGAAATATTACTCGCAAGTAATAAGAACCTTTGATCATGGTACAAGAACGTATTATTACTAGACTAAGTAGTAAAGTCTTCATTATCATGTTTGCACAATGAGAAACATCTGACATTTGCTTCCAAATTTAGGAAAATTAGTTTGGAATTTGCAATTCATGACACTGTAGAGACTGCAAGCTGCATAACATCACGATAATAAACCCAGTCACATACACAAAAGTTTACTATCATGTTGCCCTTATGGTAACATGATGCACTAACAAACGTGAAAACATACAGTAATGGTAATGTTTAAACTACACATCTTATGACACAAGTCCATATGTACACTTTGAATATAAGAATTATGAAAATTAGCTTACGTCATCTAGAGGAGTGATTGAAGCACTTTCTCCACCATAATATGCGTTTTTGTCCATATGTAAAACTTTCTTCCCATTCACTGACAGAAGTCCACTCAGGATACACTCCTGCAAAGAAAGAGACAAAAACAAACTAGCATTAACAACCGATGAAGCACATGACATCTCCATGGTTACGTGGTGTCATGCACGAAAAATTCAATTCATACAAGTTTGTAAGTTGTTTTAATATGCGAGTACATTGTATCTTTTGCTAACATTCAGGTCAGAATCAGAGTAATTTCAGCTAAAATCAAATTTACTACATAATTTTCTCATGGCTAAAGAAACCCCAagacttgtaagttgtatagcTGTTATTTATGGCGATAACCAAGACGCGGAACAATTGAATACACTTTTCAGTCACCCTGAATCCCTtacaaatgatttaaaaaaaaataataatgtagaAATCATGCACTGCTCCTAAAATCCTGTTTTGTCCAACTAATAATTACTCGTGCACGCAACCAAATACCCGGGGTcggggggtggggtggattAATTAAACAGTTTAGTCAAAACACTTCCATGTACATAATACCTTTAGATTAAGTTATTCTAGTAtgctaatgtatatgtatgcctTCTAGGACATATCAATTGTTTTCTGGCACTCTTGGAACAGTTGATTGCAATTTGGGATAATTTTTTAtaggtaaaataaaatacatcatCGGATCATTCATAATTTATATCTCAATACCAGGCttgaattcagtcaattgcaagtgatagttaagtatgcttcagtaagtagaatactgtgagtacatttaaattaaaaacatgcagaaaaaatacagtacaacacccaaaaactcagcctgtgcccctttaattaaTGATTGTACTCTGCTCTATTTATTGATGttcaaacaatgaaaaataaaaacataacatgctacatgtacatgtaactgctTTCAGGAACGGAACTGTCATTTCTCTTTCAATAGCCTGTCAAGATGTCCCAATTAATCAGTAATGTCACACAGTAAGTTTTTGACATCGTCAGACAAACAAAAATGGCCACTAGCATACAAGTATTTTGGACTCTGTGCACAAAGTAAAATATCTCAGGAGTTTGCAGTATTTTGGTAGATGTAGAAACATAGAATAGAATATCTAGTATTTGAAAGATTTGGGTTTATCATTTACCAAGacacagtattattacatacaatatacaatgtattttaccagagattacttgcactagtGAATGTgcgtacatgtactactagtggactagtggtatttgcagtgcagtgcaataccaagaACATAACTGCAAACctgtatacaaatgatatgcaaatgaggacatgatcATTTGTTCATTCTACATGAAAGCTCGTGATTGCGTACATGTAGTGTCAGAACGCCATGCTGCGTAAGTGCCAGTTTGGGTACTCACGAGTCAAGGGTATTTGCACTCctgcttgcagtgttttttgctgcactttcacttgctacgcTTGTGGAAGtactgctgcagagaacaccgcaagcacttgtgcaaatacctcgagtacaccacacttgcactcacgcgtcatggagttctgtcataATATTCAGTGGTCACTATAGTGATAAACAGCACTTGTTTTATTAGTAAAATGACATGTATACATCTGTCTATTTATAAAATTCAAACTCCAATAgaaattgaaatgtaataaataagGAACTGTTATTTAATCAGACGGTCATAACATGTACCATGGCTCTGAAAC is from Glandiceps talaboti chromosome 1, keGlaTala1.1, whole genome shotgun sequence and encodes:
- the LOC144453602 gene encoding rab GDP dissociation inhibitor alpha-like; translated protein: MDEEYDVIVLGTGLKECILSGLLSVNGKKVLHMDKNAYYGGESASITPLDDLYKKFKFTSGPKAEMGRGRDWNVDLIPKFLMANGQLVKLLISSGVTRYLEFKSVEGSYVFKKGGHIHKVPCDEKEAIKTSLMGLFEKRRFRKFLMYINDFSEENSKSWQGIDPKKSTMKDVYDKFGLDSNTTDFTGHALALHRNEDYINEPCLETVLRMKLYSDSLARYGKSPYLYPLYGLGELPQGFARLSAIYGGTYMLDKPIDGFVYNDDGEVCGVTSGGETAKCKMVVCDPTYVPDKVKKNGQVVRAICILKHPVPNTKDAASCQIIIPQNQVGRKSDIYIAAVSNAHFVSTKPYTIAFVSTTVETSDPEAELQPGLDLLGCIEQKFVSIIDTLEATDDGSKSKVFISSSYDATTHFETTCSDILDLWKRMTGSSFDFSRVQKDLENVD